A window from Candidatus Nitrospira neomarina encodes these proteins:
- a CDS encoding cobalamin B12-binding domain-containing protein: MKFLEGEVIEVITTQFFQHYPETDAYGESGKVHCATDARFHLTFLRTAIEFGTEETFRQYVRWTTNVLQARSIPRSVLQKFLNHISQALEPHLTDLEKRVVRTHLIESPHESPLSEAPTATPPRSPLTLHQEIFLQALLAGDRHAAKTIAIEAFSMTDSLSDVYVELFQESLYEIGRLWESNRISVAQEHVATAITQYVMANLYSCVKPAQPFQGKGIITGVEGELHQVGSHMVADLLEARGWDIRFLGVNIPHQAILHMIKEFQPTLVGISATMVLKVPTVRDLIKDIRNHFLPEHTPRILVGGSAFRSLPDVFREIGADGFAHDLRSLTTLLA, from the coding sequence TTGAAGTTCCTTGAAGGGGAGGTAATTGAGGTCATTACGACACAGTTCTTTCAACACTATCCCGAAACAGATGCGTATGGAGAATCAGGGAAGGTACACTGTGCCACCGACGCCCGTTTCCACTTGACTTTTCTCAGAACGGCCATTGAATTTGGAACGGAGGAAACTTTCAGACAATACGTACGTTGGACAACCAATGTGCTTCAGGCAAGAAGTATTCCCCGGAGTGTACTCCAGAAGTTTTTGAACCACATCTCTCAGGCATTAGAGCCCCATCTTACCGATTTGGAAAAAAGGGTCGTGCGGACCCATTTAATAGAGAGCCCTCATGAGTCTCCACTATCAGAAGCTCCCACCGCCACGCCTCCCCGCTCTCCGTTAACACTGCATCAGGAAATCTTTCTTCAAGCCCTTTTGGCCGGAGACCGCCACGCTGCCAAAACGATTGCGATTGAAGCGTTTTCGATGACCGACTCTCTCTCCGATGTGTATGTAGAACTTTTTCAAGAATCGTTATATGAAATCGGCAGACTCTGGGAATCCAATCGTATCTCGGTCGCCCAGGAACACGTGGCGACGGCCATCACCCAATATGTGATGGCCAACCTCTATTCCTGCGTTAAACCTGCACAACCGTTTCAAGGGAAAGGGATTATCACCGGTGTGGAAGGCGAACTCCATCAAGTGGGGTCCCACATGGTGGCGGACCTGCTCGAAGCGAGAGGATGGGATATCCGGTTTTTAGGTGTCAATATTCCTCATCAGGCCATCCTTCACATGATCAAGGAATTCCAACCCACACTTGTCGGTATTTCCGCGACGATGGTTCTCAAGGTCCCGACTGTGAGAGATTTGATCAAAGACATCAGAAATCATTTTCTCCCGGAGCACACCCCTCGCATCCTTGTGGGCGGATCGGCATTCCGGTCACTCCCCGATGTCTTTCGAGAAATCGGAGCAGATGGGTTTGCGCACGATTTACGCTCCTTAACGACCCTTTTGGCATGA
- a CDS encoding nucleotidyltransferase family protein, with the protein MAPRYTNPPPSIGDGTTIQTPFSVPDLARKASYRRFYTDVLSFLLKSNISFLLGGSYALAALTGIARHTKDIDIFVYPHDYPEVMKAMKKAGYRTETTYSHWLGKVSHNELFVDMIFSSGNGLCDVDEEWFRYAPYATWESWPIRLTPPEEMIWTKAFVMERHRYDGADIIHLFHACGPGLDWARLFKRFETHWELLLSHLTIFSFVYPGETWKIPNWVWRDLWERLSDKLAGAPALSTSRVCYGSLLSWEQYVIPIHSWKYRDARLNPIGKMSKHEICGITKTMKKENPAQTQWWTGTLGPASNTPFRLSDAEESRAPASSD; encoded by the coding sequence ATGGCTCCAAGGTACACAAACCCCCCACCATCCATCGGCGATGGCACAACCATTCAGACGCCTTTTTCGGTTCCCGACCTGGCCCGGAAAGCTTCCTACCGCCGGTTTTACACCGACGTGCTGTCATTCCTCCTGAAGTCCAACATTTCCTTTCTATTAGGCGGATCTTATGCGTTGGCCGCCTTAACAGGTATCGCACGCCACACAAAAGATATCGACATTTTTGTCTACCCTCATGATTATCCTGAAGTGATGAAAGCCATGAAAAAAGCGGGTTATCGAACGGAAACAACCTATAGTCATTGGCTGGGCAAGGTCTCCCATAATGAATTGTTTGTCGATATGATTTTCAGTTCAGGGAACGGGTTGTGTGATGTGGATGAGGAATGGTTTCGGTATGCCCCTTATGCCACGTGGGAGAGCTGGCCGATCCGTCTCACCCCTCCAGAAGAAATGATTTGGACGAAAGCTTTTGTGATGGAACGTCATCGGTATGATGGAGCGGACATCATTCATCTGTTTCATGCCTGCGGCCCCGGGCTGGATTGGGCTCGATTATTTAAACGTTTTGAGACACATTGGGAGCTTCTCCTGAGTCACCTCACCATATTTTCGTTTGTGTATCCCGGCGAGACCTGGAAAATCCCCAATTGGGTTTGGCGGGATCTCTGGGAAAGACTATCCGACAAATTAGCCGGAGCGCCCGCTTTGTCAACATCCAGAGTATGTTATGGATCTCTTCTTTCCTGGGAACAATATGTCATCCCGATTCATTCATGGAAGTATCGGGATGCCCGGCTGAATCCGATCGGAAAAATGAGTAAACATGAAATTTGTGGCATAACGAAAACCATGAAAAAAGAGAATCCCGCGCAAACACAATGGTGGACCGGAACCTTGGGTCCGGCCTCCAATACTCCATTCAGACTCTCCGATGCAGAAGAATCCAGAGCACCGGCCTCGTCTGATTAA
- a CDS encoding metallophosphoesterase family protein, translated as MGRSSHVSSPESTDNHLAKQESVLRIAAVGDLHCSYISPEFLQSVCNGMKEQADVVVLCGDLTHHGDPEEANTLLKCLQIFSCPVLGVLGNHDHEQGKADIIREVLEEAGIIILDGTFHTVNGVDFIGVKGFGGGFGEYALQPWGEAIMKEFVQETRQEARKFETALKQSKSTHRVAILHYAPIRETVEGEAKEIIPFLGSSMFEEILMRYPVNMVFHGHAHHGKVEGRTRNHIPVWNVAMPLLHRTNPARMPFFVHTLKLATPVDHHE; from the coding sequence GTGGGCCGGTCTTCACACGTCTCCAGTCCGGAATCCACGGATAACCATCTGGCCAAACAGGAATCAGTGTTGCGGATTGCGGCAGTGGGTGACCTGCATTGTTCTTATATTTCTCCGGAATTCTTACAATCGGTCTGTAACGGAATGAAAGAACAAGCGGATGTGGTGGTGTTATGTGGCGATTTGACCCATCATGGCGATCCAGAGGAGGCGAATACCTTACTGAAGTGTCTACAAATTTTTTCCTGTCCCGTACTTGGAGTCCTGGGCAATCATGATCATGAACAAGGAAAGGCCGATATCATTCGGGAGGTATTGGAAGAAGCCGGAATCATTATTCTTGATGGCACATTTCATACGGTCAACGGAGTTGATTTTATCGGTGTGAAAGGATTCGGAGGGGGATTTGGGGAATATGCGTTGCAGCCATGGGGTGAAGCAATCATGAAGGAATTCGTCCAGGAGACCCGCCAGGAAGCTCGGAAATTTGAAACGGCCCTCAAACAATCCAAGAGTACTCATCGTGTGGCGATTTTACATTATGCCCCAATTCGGGAAACCGTTGAAGGGGAAGCCAAGGAAATTATCCCATTTCTTGGGTCCAGCATGTTTGAAGAGATACTGATGCGCTATCCGGTAAATATGGTGTTTCATGGACATGCACATCATGGAAAGGTGGAAGGAAGAACCAGGAATCACATACCAGTGTGGAATGTGGCAATGCCCCTGCTTCATCGGACGAATCCTGCCAGGATGCCATTTTTTGTGCATACTCTCAAACTTGCAACCCCTGTCGATCATCATGAATGA
- a CDS encoding glycoside hydrolase family 15 protein: protein MIRYPPIEQHGVIGDLHTVALVGMNGSIDFMCFPRFDSPTIFASLLDQQRGGEFSILAVRDTGQRKQLYLTDTNILLTQLSAEEGMGEISDFMPIEEAGQIHNVIRRVKSVRGRMQYCMRCAPRFNYASATHSLEQHHDKEVVFISHGPDQTRLRLRASIPLHVHDQDVIAEFTLKAGEHATFILEDAGNSEQSVASNPEDVSDVFKATMNFWHNWLASCRYEGRWRETIHRSALMLKLLTFRPNGAIVASPTFGLPEIIGGEKNWDYRYTWIRDAAFTVYAFLRLGFTQEAVAFNEWVEDRFSHMNGQHPLQVMYRIDGSTDLHEQTLPHLSGYQGSSPVRIGNAGHEQLQLDGLGALMDSVYLSNKYGRLISYDFWKSLAHLIDWVCDNWQVPDHGVWEFRGEPREFLYSRLFCWVAVDRGIRLAKKRSLPGPIRRWEQVRDEIYHEVMQDFWNPELKCFVQSKGSQIVDASSLVMPLVKFVSPTDPRWLMTLESIESHLVEDSLVYRYREKNQALGALSTENGSFSMCTFWYIECLSRAGDVKKAHFLFDKMLGHANHLGLFGEGLGPGLAHVGNFPQALTHLALISAAYDLNRRMQ from the coding sequence TTGATACGTTACCCGCCTATCGAACAGCATGGCGTCATCGGGGATCTGCATACGGTGGCGTTAGTGGGGATGAACGGTTCGATCGATTTCATGTGTTTTCCACGTTTTGATTCCCCCACCATTTTTGCCTCCTTGCTGGACCAACAGCGTGGTGGAGAATTTTCTATCCTTGCCGTTCGTGATACCGGCCAACGAAAGCAACTGTACTTGACGGACACCAACATTCTCTTGACGCAATTGTCTGCCGAAGAAGGAATGGGCGAAATTTCCGACTTTATGCCTATTGAAGAGGCCGGGCAGATTCATAATGTGATTCGTCGTGTGAAATCCGTCCGGGGACGAATGCAATACTGCATGCGGTGCGCCCCGAGGTTCAATTATGCCAGCGCGACTCATTCCCTTGAACAGCATCATGACAAAGAAGTGGTGTTTATTTCCCATGGTCCCGATCAGACGCGCTTGCGACTTCGCGCGTCCATTCCTCTACACGTGCACGATCAGGATGTCATTGCGGAATTCACGCTCAAAGCCGGGGAGCATGCCACCTTCATTTTGGAGGATGCCGGCAATAGTGAGCAGTCTGTCGCGTCCAATCCGGAGGATGTGTCGGACGTCTTTAAAGCCACGATGAATTTTTGGCACAACTGGTTGGCCTCCTGCCGGTATGAAGGTCGCTGGCGAGAAACCATCCATCGTTCCGCGTTGATGCTGAAATTGTTGACCTTTCGTCCGAACGGAGCGATTGTGGCTTCCCCCACATTTGGGCTTCCGGAAATCATTGGTGGAGAAAAGAATTGGGATTATCGGTATACCTGGATACGAGATGCCGCTTTTACCGTGTATGCGTTTTTGCGCCTGGGGTTTACCCAGGAGGCCGTGGCTTTTAACGAATGGGTGGAGGATCGCTTTAGCCATATGAACGGACAGCATCCTCTCCAGGTCATGTATCGGATCGATGGTAGTACGGATCTACACGAACAGACCCTACCACACTTGAGTGGATATCAAGGATCCTCACCGGTCAGGATCGGCAATGCCGGCCACGAACAGCTTCAACTCGATGGATTGGGGGCACTCATGGATTCCGTCTACTTATCCAATAAATATGGGAGACTAATCTCCTATGATTTTTGGAAAAGTCTCGCCCATCTGATCGATTGGGTCTGTGATAACTGGCAGGTTCCGGACCATGGTGTATGGGAATTTCGCGGGGAACCTCGTGAATTTTTGTATTCCCGCTTGTTCTGTTGGGTGGCCGTGGATCGTGGAATACGGTTGGCAAAAAAACGGTCCTTACCTGGACCGATCAGACGGTGGGAACAGGTTCGGGATGAAATTTACCATGAAGTGATGCAAGACTTCTGGAATCCCGAATTGAAATGCTTCGTTCAATCTAAGGGCAGTCAAATTGTGGATGCGTCAAGTCTGGTGATGCCATTAGTCAAATTTGTCAGTCCGACGGATCCCCGATGGTTAATGACGCTGGAGTCTATAGAATCCCATCTTGTCGAAGATTCGCTTGTCTATCGGTATCGCGAAAAGAATCAAGCTCTGGGTGCTCTTTCAACGGAAAATGGAAGTTTTTCGATGTGTACGTTTTGGTACATTGAGTGTTTATCTCGCGCCGGAGATGTCAAAAAGGCCCACTTTCTGTTTGATAAAATGTTGGGCCATGCCAATCATCTTGGATTATTCGGCGAAGGCTTAGGTCCCGGCCTGGCGCATGTGGGGAATTTTCCTCAAGCTCTGACGCATTTGGCCTTAATCAGCGCGGCATATGATCTGAACCGGCGTATGCAATAA
- a CDS encoding TraR/DksA family transcriptional regulator, producing the protein MAHEVISEGRNEGLRQMLLEKKNEVQKQIDDLILQRREEQERWRGEPAMDDQDMAYRDSSADQLLSLLEIRHRMRVTLDEALTRLREGTYGFCNECGEPVSNARLKALPFAKTCFDCQNVIEELEKVARS; encoded by the coding sequence ATGGCTCACGAAGTTATTTCTGAAGGGCGAAACGAAGGACTACGGCAAATGCTGTTAGAGAAGAAAAATGAGGTTCAAAAACAAATTGATGATCTGATTCTCCAGCGTCGTGAAGAACAGGAACGGTGGCGAGGGGAACCGGCCATGGATGATCAGGATATGGCTTACCGCGATAGTTCAGCCGATCAACTCCTTTCTTTACTGGAAATCCGTCACCGGATGAGAGTGACCCTTGATGAAGCCTTGACCCGCCTTCGGGAAGGGACCTACGGGTTTTGCAATGAATGTGGAGAGCCGGTCAGTAATGCCCGCCTCAAGGCTTTACCGTTCGCAAAAACCTGTTTTGACTGTCAAAATGTGATCGAGGAACTGGAAAAAGTCGCACGAAGTTAA
- a CDS encoding YtxH domain-containing protein, whose protein sequence is MKLYDRDAEPVKMVSVFITGIIIGTVATFLLCPQSGRESRGQIRDYVRRKGENLNDLQERTVETYQDIVSGTRKGWEDIQETIQEAVHVGMDEFRKELKDIKSKA, encoded by the coding sequence ATGAAACTATATGACAGAGATGCCGAACCAGTAAAAATGGTCAGTGTGTTTATCACGGGGATAATCATTGGAACCGTGGCGACCTTTTTGTTATGCCCGCAATCCGGGCGGGAATCACGTGGTCAAATTCGTGATTATGTTCGTCGAAAAGGAGAGAATTTGAACGATCTGCAGGAAAGAACAGTTGAGACATATCAAGACATCGTGTCCGGGACCCGGAAGGGGTGGGAAGACATTCAGGAGACGATCCAAGAGGCAGTACATGTTGGAATGGATGAATTTCGTAAGGAATTGAAAGATATAAAAAGCAAGGCATAA
- a CDS encoding CBS domain-containing protein translates to MIRVEELMKQDLASVNCGDLVSLAATLMRIRRIGSVFVKQNGHIVGIVTESDIVRKVVSTHRSPERTTVETIMTAPVISIDQDAPIFEAADVMDRSGIRHLAVTHQYDIVGIVSVRDLLHPVAIDEF, encoded by the coding sequence ATGATTCGAGTGGAAGAACTCATGAAACAGGATCTCGCGTCAGTGAATTGCGGGGACCTCGTGTCTCTTGCTGCTACCTTGATGCGGATTCGCCGAATCGGTAGCGTATTCGTCAAACAAAACGGACATATTGTGGGCATCGTCACCGAATCCGACATTGTCCGCAAAGTGGTCTCGACCCACCGGTCACCTGAACGAACCACGGTCGAAACTATTATGACCGCTCCCGTGATCAGCATTGATCAAGATGCGCCGATATTCGAAGCGGCGGATGTGATGGATCGATCCGGCATCCGCCATCTGGCCGTCACCCACCAATATGACATTGTCGGGATCGTGTCAGTTCGCGACCTCCTTCACCCAGTAGCCATCGATGAATTCTAA
- a CDS encoding phosphate-starvation-inducible PsiE family protein: MKATSPSTDPSLFNSSLQQSSAWLAKALEADLTHFWMKGIKAVLSLLIVTILVGLAGGVLRIFLNLEVLFTEPLEQVFRQLIVDTLIILAIVEVFKTTVTYFSEGRVKVTFIVDTILVVMLTEIISKWFSEAHLEQWMILGGILMVLAIIRVVAVQWSPTRAENAQEWAPTQKSH, encoded by the coding sequence ATGAAAGCCACGAGTCCCTCTACCGACCCTTCCCTGTTTAACAGCTCCCTTCAACAGTCATCCGCGTGGCTGGCCAAAGCGTTGGAAGCCGATCTGACTCATTTCTGGATGAAAGGCATCAAAGCCGTCCTGAGCTTATTAATTGTCACCATCCTCGTCGGGCTCGCTGGAGGCGTCCTGAGAATTTTCCTGAATTTAGAAGTTCTGTTCACGGAACCCCTTGAACAGGTCTTTCGTCAACTCATCGTGGATACGTTGATTATTCTCGCGATCGTCGAGGTGTTTAAAACCACCGTCACCTATTTTTCCGAGGGCCGAGTCAAAGTCACGTTCATTGTCGATACGATTCTCGTGGTCATGCTTACCGAAATTATCTCGAAATGGTTTTCGGAAGCCCATCTGGAGCAATGGATGATCCTGGGTGGAATATTAATGGTATTGGCCATTATCCGGGTGGTCGCCGTTCAATGGTCACCGACGCGAGCCGAAAATGCCCAGGAATGGGCACCAACCCAAAAATCTCACTAA
- a CDS encoding CBS domain-containing protein, whose product MVRVEQLMTRELACVEFTQAVSVAANLMRIRKIGSLLVKRGDELVGIVTESDIVRKVVAFHFPSEYIQVGDIMSSPLVSIDETESIFEAAGIMQAAHTRHLVVGNESQVFGMLSVRDLLAPVAKDEL is encoded by the coding sequence ATGGTACGAGTTGAACAATTAATGACGAGGGAACTGGCCTGCGTGGAGTTCACCCAGGCGGTATCCGTGGCCGCCAACCTGATGCGAATTCGCAAAATCGGAAGCCTGTTGGTGAAACGCGGGGACGAGCTCGTGGGCATTGTGACCGAAAGCGATATCGTGAGAAAGGTCGTGGCCTTTCACTTTCCTTCAGAGTATATTCAGGTCGGAGATATTATGAGCAGTCCCCTTGTCTCCATTGATGAAACGGAGTCGATCTTTGAGGCTGCCGGGATCATGCAGGCGGCTCACACAAGACATTTGGTGGTCGGCAATGAGTCCCAGGTGTTCGGGATGCTTTCGGTTCGCGATTTATTGGCTCCTGTTGCAAAGGATGAATTATAA
- a CDS encoding PhoU domain-containing protein yields MNTVYANLFQHLLRTMSRETRNIADGTQLLFIAKGLERAGDHVPDIAEEIYLMVTGLHLQGPRPKIRGQAS; encoded by the coding sequence TTGAACACCGTCTACGCCAATCTGTTTCAGCATCTGCTCCGCACAATGAGTAGGGAAACCAGGAACATTGCAGACGGGACTCAACTCTTATTTATCGCAAAGGGGTTGGAGCGTGCCGGCGATCATGTGCCGGATATTGCGGAGGAAATATATTTGATGGTCACCGGGTTACATTTGCAAGGCCCTCGACCAAAAATCAGGGGGCAGGCTTCATGA
- a CDS encoding PhoU domain-containing protein, whose amino-acid sequence MADDQRAIPAASRIAIHLERIGDYAKNTAKRSRHLSQSISVELADQFQWMGKRIQSMLSQGTESYRHHNTPLANVA is encoded by the coding sequence ATGGCTGACGACCAGAGGGCCATTCCGGCGGCTTCTCGCATCGCAATCCATTTGGAACGGATCGGGGATTACGCGAAAAATACTGCCAAACGCAGCCGGCATTTGTCACAGTCCATTTCTGTCGAATTGGCCGACCAATTTCAATGGATGGGCAAACGCATCCAATCCATGTTATCCCAGGGTACGGAGTCCTACAGACACCATAATACCCCGTTAGCCAATGTGGCTTAG
- a CDS encoding porin, translating into MKVFWLFTTMACLSLFLQPNVEASDALIDVLREKEVITKEDWIKIEAAEEKKAVEQQKAFDDKFPVEVGWGNKGFEFKTKDGKFATQIQWRFQGRYTYPTNGDPVSLADFNDDPQSTLELRRVRMKIGGHGYQPWIKYYFELDLQSTSNAGGSPGATRLIDWRISLEKFKFLSLQLGQWKVDYNRERRDSSGNQQFVERSIVNEVFTIDRQVGAMLYGHLAPGTAFDSRYYAGVFTGSGRGEANDDANMMYFGRYQWNFLGRDLKWSQSDVEFHEQPTGSVAFGAYTTIGKCTRWSSSGCGTLEEDNSAGLPYTSDSNAKAGQYRVQGMVEEFAFKWRGLSIQHEYHWKEVKDNSFPEGAPGHKTNMMGSYSQVGYFPHYLIPAVPKPLEVAFRYAFVDPNISAPNDRRQEYTTVINWFFAGHRNKITLDGSWLTLAQPAGQNQHEQRVRLQWDVSF; encoded by the coding sequence ATGAAAGTTTTCTGGTTGTTCACGACGATGGCGTGTTTAAGCTTGTTCCTTCAGCCGAATGTCGAGGCAAGTGACGCCCTGATCGATGTGTTGCGTGAAAAAGAGGTGATCACGAAAGAGGATTGGATCAAGATTGAGGCTGCAGAAGAGAAGAAAGCTGTGGAGCAACAAAAAGCCTTTGACGATAAATTTCCCGTTGAAGTCGGTTGGGGCAATAAGGGGTTTGAATTTAAAACGAAGGATGGCAAATTTGCCACTCAGATTCAATGGCGGTTCCAGGGTCGCTATACGTATCCCACTAACGGAGATCCGGTATCCCTCGCAGATTTCAATGATGACCCCCAGAGTACCCTCGAACTTCGCCGGGTTCGAATGAAAATCGGCGGGCATGGCTATCAACCCTGGATCAAGTACTATTTCGAATTGGACTTGCAATCCACATCCAATGCCGGTGGATCACCCGGAGCGACTCGATTAATCGATTGGCGGATTAGCTTAGAAAAGTTCAAATTTCTCTCACTCCAACTCGGACAATGGAAAGTCGACTACAACCGGGAACGAAGAGACTCGTCCGGCAACCAGCAGTTCGTGGAACGATCGATCGTCAATGAGGTTTTTACCATCGACCGACAGGTCGGAGCCATGCTGTATGGGCATTTGGCACCCGGGACGGCCTTTGACTCCCGGTATTATGCCGGTGTCTTTACCGGATCCGGCCGGGGAGAAGCCAACGACGACGCCAACATGATGTATTTCGGACGGTACCAATGGAACTTTTTAGGCCGGGATCTGAAATGGTCACAAAGTGACGTGGAGTTTCATGAGCAACCTACCGGAAGCGTGGCCTTCGGGGCCTATACCACGATCGGCAAATGTACCCGATGGTCCTCAAGCGGATGTGGAACCTTGGAAGAAGACAACTCGGCCGGCTTGCCGTACACCTCTGATTCCAACGCGAAAGCCGGGCAATACCGGGTGCAGGGCATGGTGGAGGAATTCGCGTTCAAATGGCGGGGACTCTCTATTCAACATGAATACCATTGGAAAGAGGTCAAGGACAACAGCTTTCCGGAAGGGGCACCGGGCCATAAGACCAATATGATGGGGAGTTATTCGCAGGTCGGATATTTTCCCCACTATCTCATTCCGGCGGTGCCCAAACCATTGGAAGTGGCCTTCCGCTATGCATTCGTCGATCCCAATATCTCCGCTCCCAATGACCGGCGACAGGAATATACGACCGTCATCAATTGGTTCTTTGCCGGGCATCGAAACAAGATCACCCTCGATGGGTCCTGGCTGACGCTGGCTCAACCCGCTGGTCAAAACCAACATGAACAACGGGTCCGTCTACAATGGGACGTCTCGTTCTAA
- a CDS encoding porin — translation MKHLCMALVCCGLFAQTQAWAVDPLYEDSLENVLLEKGIITKEDWVRIQAEQEKREQELNTRMDQEFPVTVGYGRRGFEFATKDGKFATQIQWRFQGRWSYPTDSDPISAADFNEDPQSTFQLRRVRMKVGGHGFQPWIRYYFEINWQSTSESGSSNASPQLLDWRISLEKFSFLSLQVGQWKVDYNRERRDSSGNQQFVERSIVNEVFTIDRQVGAMLYGHLAPGTAFDSRYYAGVFTGSGRGEANDDANMMYFGRYQWNFFGRDLKWSQSDVEFHELPTGSVAFGAYTTIGKCTRWSSSGCGTLPEDNSAGVPYTSDSAATPGQYRVQGMVEEFAFKWRGLSIQHEYHWKEVKDDSFPEGAPGYKTNMMGSYSQVGYFPHYLIPAVPKPLEVAFRYAFVDPNISAPNDRRQEYTTAINWFFAGHRNKITLDGSWLTLAQPAGQNQHEQRVRLQWDVSF, via the coding sequence ATGAAACACCTGTGTATGGCATTGGTATGTTGCGGTCTGTTCGCCCAAACGCAAGCCTGGGCCGTGGACCCCCTCTATGAGGACAGTCTGGAGAATGTGTTACTGGAAAAAGGAATCATTACCAAAGAAGATTGGGTCCGTATTCAGGCCGAGCAGGAAAAAAGAGAGCAGGAACTCAATACCCGTATGGATCAAGAGTTTCCGGTTACCGTGGGATATGGAAGAAGGGGGTTCGAATTTGCAACCAAGGATGGGAAATTTGCCACACAAATTCAATGGCGGTTCCAAGGGCGTTGGTCCTATCCGACGGATTCAGATCCTATCTCTGCTGCAGACTTTAATGAAGACCCACAGAGTACCTTTCAACTTCGACGGGTTCGGATGAAAGTCGGCGGGCATGGCTTTCAGCCCTGGATTAGATATTATTTCGAAATAAATTGGCAGTCCACTTCGGAATCCGGCAGCTCCAATGCAAGTCCCCAATTGCTAGATTGGCGGATCTCGCTCGAAAAATTTTCGTTCCTTTCCCTGCAGGTGGGGCAATGGAAAGTGGACTATAACCGGGAACGGAGAGACTCGTCCGGCAACCAGCAGTTCGTGGAACGATCGATTGTCAATGAGGTTTTTACCATCGACCGGCAGGTTGGAGCCATGCTGTATGGCCATTTGGCACCCGGGACGGCTTTTGACTCCCGGTATTATGCCGGTGTCTTTACCGGCTCCGGCCGGGGAGAAGCCAACGACGACGCCAACATGATGTATTTCGGACGGTACCAATGGAACTTTTTTGGCCGGGACCTGAAATGGTCACAAAGCGATGTGGAATTTCATGAGCTACCCACAGGAAGTGTGGCCTTCGGAGCCTACACTACGATCGGCAAATGTACCCGATGGTCCTCAAGCGGATGCGGCACGTTGCCCGAAGACAATTCCGCCGGTGTGCCCTACACGTCCGATTCTGCTGCCACACCCGGACAATACCGTGTGCAAGGCATGGTGGAGGAATTCGCCTTCAAATGGCGGGGGCTTTCCATTCAACATGAATACCATTGGAAAGAGGTCAAGGATGACAGCTTTCCGGAAGGGGCACCGGGCTATAAGACCAATATGATGGGGAGTTATTCGCAGGTCGGATATTTCCCTCACTATCTCATTCCGGCGGTGCCCAAACCATTGGAAGTGGCCTTCCGCTATGCATTTGTCGATCCCAATATCTCCGCTCCCAATGACCGGCGACAGGAATATACGACCGCCATCAATTGGTTTTTTGCCGGCCATCGAAACAAGATCACCCTCGATGGGTCCTGGCTGACGCTGGCCCAACCGGCAGGTCAGAATCAACATGAACAGCGGGTCCGCCTGCAATGGGACGTCTCGTTTTAA